The following DNA comes from Bacteroidales bacterium.
ACGCCTCTTCCGGAAACATCTGTTATATTTTCTGCAGTGGAAAAACCCGGATGGAAAGTCAGATCAAAGATCTCCTTTCTGGACAAGGAAGCCTCAGGAGAGATCAGATTTCTTTCAACAGCCTTCTTTCGGATCTTTTCCGGGTCTATACCTTTGCCATCGTCATGTACCTGTATATGCACGCTGGCTCCTGAGTAAAATGCCTTGAAGGTTATCTTTCCTTCCTCCGGCTTTCCTGCTTTGCTGCGCTCCTCAGGTGTTTCAATCCCATGATCTATACAGTTTCTTATGATATGGAGCAGGGGATCGGTAAGTTTTTCGATGATGTTCTTATCCAGTTCGGTATCGGTGCCTTCTGCTGTAAAGTTCACCTTTTTATTGAGACTGCCGGAAAGATCTCTGACTAACCGCTGAAAACGGGTCAGCATGGTTTCCACGGGTACAAGGGCCACATCAAAGGCATTGTCACGCAACTGTCGGGTCAGTTTCTGCACATTCTCGGCGATTCCTTCCAGCTCACTGTCTTTCAGTTGTTCGGCACGAAGGCTCAATCTTGCCTGTGTGGTAACCAGCTCACTGACCAGGTTCATCATATGGTCAATTTTCTCGGACTCAACACGAATGCTTGAAATGGTGCTTTCCTTGCTTCCACTTCCTTTGGCAGGCCGGTTATCAGCCACTTCAGCAGAATCTTCTTTCGCGGTAAGGCCGTCTACCATGTCCCTGAAACCCTCGAATCCCAAATCTTTCTCACCACTTGCCTGCTGTTCCAATTGCTCCAGAAAACTGCTGTTATTGAAAAGATTGGTGTTGCTTAGCAGATGCACATTGATCTCAGCCTGCTCCTGAACAAAAATGAACACATCGTGAATGGCATTTTCATCCTCCTGCGTAGCCAGGATGACCTCCCAGTAAGTGTAGCACTTTACCGGTTCCATCTCATGAAGCACAGGAATACGATGCAGATAAGGTATGATCTTGCACTGACCTAATGAATTCAACTCGTCCAAAAGGAAAAGCGGATTGGTGCCATCATCAAAAATATTTTCCGCGGGATCAAAATAGATGTAATAAGTTTTTGAATCATCTCCGCTATCACCGGATGAACTGTCTGAAACACCCTCTCCTGCGTCAGCGGTATTTTCCTCCCCGAGGAATTTCATCACCTGAACGGTAAGGTTTTTATGAGTGGTTTCGGTATCAGGGGAAAGCTCGTCTTTCTCCTTCAAAAGGACTTTCAGATGATCTACTGCCTGCAGTGTAATATCCAGTAAACCTTGATTCACCTGTAAATGGCCTTCCCGGATATTGTCCCACAAATTTTCCAGATGATGAGTGAAATCACTCAGTTTGGTAAAACCAAACATGGATCCCCCACCTTTCAACGAATGCATTGACCGAAAAACCCGCTCAACAAGATCGGTTGAACCGGGATCATTCTCCAGTTTCAAAAGGGCGTCT
Coding sequences within:
- a CDS encoding chemotaxis protein CheA, giving the protein MEKFTEKFIEEATDNISNLEDALLKLENDPGSTDLVERVFRSMHSLKGGGSMFGFTKLSDFTHHLENLWDNIREGHLQVNQGLLDITLQAVDHLKVLLKEKDELSPDTETTHKNLTVQVMKFLGEENTADAGEGVSDSSSGDSGDDSKTYYIYFDPAENIFDDGTNPLFLLDELNSLGQCKIIPYLHRIPVLHEMEPVKCYTYWEVILATQEDENAIHDVFIFVQEQAEINVHLLSNTNLFNNSSFLEQLEQQASGEKDLGFEGFRDMVDGLTAKEDSAEVADNRPAKGSGSKESTISSIRVESEKIDHMMNLVSELVTTQARLSLRAEQLKDSELEGIAENVQKLTRQLRDNAFDVALVPVETMLTRFQRLVRDLSGSLNKKVNFTAEGTDTELDKNIIEKLTDPLLHIIRNCIDHGIETPEERSKAGKPEEGKITFKAFYSGASVHIQVHDDGKGIDPEKIRKKAVERNLISPEASLSRKEIFDLTFHPGFSTAENITDVSGRGVGMDVVKRNLGEIRGEVEIDSEPGTGTTITVKLPLTLSIVDGLLVQIAESKYVIPLSAVDKIYAVKHSEVVDHFNNLIVLDGERTPFFNLREEFHLPESENETEEIVAVRYEETRVGLVVDNVIGEYQAVLKSMGKMYKEQEMISGATILGDGTVALVMDTNKMIEKFSSYQEDRNSIVE